The genomic DNA GGAGGGTGAAGCGCCGATGCTTGTAGAACGGCAGCGTCACCGGGCGGATGCCCACCACCCTGGCCCCATGGTGCTCGCTGATACCCAGCTCGGGGGCGATCACCATGACCTCGTGGCCGAGGTCGGTGAACCGTTCGACGGCGTGGCGCAGGCGGGTCACCACGCCGTCGACGGAGGGCAGGAAGGTCTCCGTGACGATCGCGATCTTCACGGAAAGGTGCTCACTTCCAGGTAACGGTGGGCATGACGAGCTCGCGCTCGACCCGGTCGGTGTTGTTCATCGCGACCTTGAGGACCTCGGTGAGGTGCTCGTCGGTCAGCAGGTGCGGCTCCAGGCCGAGATCCAGGAGGTTGGTGTTGACCGCGTTGTAGTAGTGGTCGTACTTCTCCACGCGCGGGTTCTCCGTCGTGGCCAGCTCGACGTCGAGGCCGAGGTCGCGGGCGGCCTTCTGCACCTTCTCGGCCAGCTCCTTGACGGAGAACTGCTCGGTGAACTGGTTGTAGACGCGGAACTCGCCGCGGTCGGCAGGGTTCTCGCAGGCGATCTCGATGCAGCGCACGGTGTCCTGGATGTCCAGGTAGCCGCGGGTCTGGCTGCCATTGCCGTAGACCGTGAGGTCGTGGCCGATGGCGGCCTGGACGATGAACCGGTTCAGGGCGGTGCCGAAGACCGCGTCGTAGTCGAAGCGGTTGACCAGGCGGGGATCGAGCCGGGTCTCGTCGGTCTCCAGACCGTAGACGACGCCCTGGTTGAGGTCGGTGGCGCGGATGCCCCAGATGCGACAGGCGAACATGATGTTGTCGCTGTCGTGCACCTTGGTGAGGTGGTAGAAGGAGCCGGGGGCCTTCGGGAACGGCAGGCGGTCCTTGCGGCCCTTGTGCTCGATCTCGATCCAGCCCTCCTCGATGTCGATGTTCGGCTGGCCGTACTCGCCCATGGTGCCGAGCTTGACGAGGTGGCAGTCCGGGGCGAAGTCCTTGATCGCCCACAGCACGTTCAGGGTGCCCTCGACGTTGTTGCGATGGTTCTCGATCGCGTGCTCGCGGTCGATCATCGAGTAGGGGGCGGAGCGGTGCTCGGCGAAGTGCACGAACGACTCCGGCTGGATCTCCCGGAAGATCGCGGCCACTGCGTCGTAGTCCGTGAGGTCGGCGATCTTCACGGCGATGTCCTTGCCGGAGACCTCCTTCCAGGCTGCCACGCGCTCCTCGAGCTCCAGGATCGGGGTCACCGAGTTGGACCCGAGCTCCTCGTCGATCTCGCGTCGCACCAGGTTGTCCACGATGGTGACGTCATGGCCCTTCTGCGAGAGGTACAGGGCAGTGGGCCATCCGCAGAATCCATCTCCACCGGCGACGACGATCTTCATTGCGTGGGTCCTCCCAAGGGTCCGTGTCCCGGCCTGCGGAGGGCGCCGCGACCGGATCGTGTAGTTTCGTGTCCGTCTCAAGATAGTGCAGGTCGGGTGCCGCTCAAAGACGAGGAACGCCCGCTTGAACAGCGAAGGAACACGCCATGACGAACGCGCACGACGACAGCTCACCGGAGCGTTCGGTCACGGTGGACGCCACTCTAGCCCGCACGGCTGAGGCTCCGGTGGGGGACGCGGCCGACGCTCCCACCCCGCGTCCGCTGCCGGACACCGCCACCCGCGTCCTGGTGATGGCCATCGTCAACCGCACCCGGGACTCCTTCTTCGACGACGGCCGCACCTGGGACCTGGAGACCGCCGTGGCCGCCGGTCTCGAGGCCTCCGCGCAGGGCGCCGACCTGATCGACGTGGGCGGGGTCAAGTTCGCGCCCGGGGAGCCGCTGCCGGTCGACGAGGAGATCGAGCGTGTGGTCCCGGTGATCCGCACGCTGCGCCGTGAGCTGCCCGCGCACGTGCTGCTGTCGGTGGACACCTTCCATGCGCGGGTGGCCTCGGCGAGCATCGAGGCCGGGGCTGATCTCATCAACGACACCACCGGTCTGTCGGATCCCGACATGGCTCCGACCGTCGCGCGCACCGGGGCCTCGCTGGTGGTCACCCACTCGGTCGCGCGACCGCGCCAGGCCTACCCCCGGCCGCGGTACGACGACGTGGTCGAGGAGGTGCGGGACTTCCTCGCCGCCCGCCTGGAGCGGGCGCTCGAGGCCGGTGTCCCACGGGACCGGATCGTCGTGGATCCCGGACCCGACCTCAACAAGAACACGCTGCAGACCCTCGAGGTGCTGCGCGACTGGTCCGAGTACACCTCCCTCGGCCTGCCGGTGCTGGCGGCCCTGTCCCGCAAGGACGTCGTCGGGGAGTCGCTGGGCCTGCCGAAGGAGGAACGGCTCGAGGGCTCCCTAGCCGCGGCCGCCTGGGTCATGCGCCAGGGCGCCCGCATCCTGCGCGTCCATGACGTGCGCTCCACCGTGCGCATGGTGAGGATGTTCGAGGTCCTGGCCGGCTGGCGCGATCCTGTCGGCCCGCTGGTCCACAACACCTGAGCGCGGGCGGCGGGGGCGCGGGCGGGCTGCGGCACGTCCGCTCATGCACCCGCACGACCGGTCCCGGGTCCCGTACCGGTCCTGCGGCCAGCAGAACTCGCCCGTCGCTCCGGCTCAGCCGCGCCGGGCGATGCGCAGGGTCTTGATCTCGAAGGGGCGGAAGGCGAGCTCGACGGCGCCGTCCTCCCCGCGCCCCAGGGCGGACAGGTGCGCCGGCGCGTCCCCGCCGAAGGGCCGCTCGAGCAGGTCCACGACGCTCACCTCTCCCCCGGCCAGCGCCTCGTCGAGCCGCAGGTTCACCGCGGTCCTGGAGCCCTGCGACTCGTACAGGCGCACCACGAGATCGCCGGAACGGTCCTCGGCGAGCTTCAGCGTCTCCACCAGCACTCGCGGGGCATCCACGGTGACCAGCGGCTGTGCGACGGCGTCGGCCACGGCGGCGCTCACCCGCCGCTCGGGCAGGTTGAGCCGGTAGCCCTCCTCGAGGGCTCCGCTGATCCCGGTGCCGGGCCGCACCGCGACCCGCAGCGAGTACCGCCCGTGATCGGCGCCGGGATCCGGGTACTCCGGGGCGCGCACCAGGGTCAGGCGCGCCGTCGTGGTGGTGCCGCCGTCCTCCTCGCGCACGGTGCGCAGCACGTCGTGACCGTAGGTGGAGTCGTTGGCGATGGCCACTCCGTACTCGCCCTCGGCCAGGTGCACCCAGCGGTGCGCGCAGGTCTCGAAGCGGGCGGCGTCCCAGGAGGTGTTCACCGGGACGGGGCGATCGACGTGGCCGAACTGGATCTCGCTGCTCATGTGCGCGGCGCGCAGGTCGAGGCCGAAGGCGAGCTTGAGGGCCTTCTTGCGCTCGCGCCAGTCGATGTCGTGGTCGATCTCGAGGGCCTCGTCGCCCGGACGCAGCACGTAGGTCTTCACGATGGTGGAGCCGGCCCCGGTCACCCCCGCGGTCGGGGCGCCCCGACCCACGGCGGTGGTGTAGGTGAAGGCGACGCGCACGCCCGCACCCTCCTCGCTGACCTCGACGTCCGTGGGGGCGTCGAGGTCACGCACCACGTGGCGGTAGAACTCGTCGATGTCCCAGGCGTCCCAGGCGTTGGGGGTGTCGCGGTGCAGCTGCAGCAGCGCGCCGCGGGAGCCGGGGGCGATCGCGTCGCGCCCGCTGGCGCGGTCCACGAGCGAGGTCAGGGCGCCGGAGGGGTCGAGCACGGCCCGCAGCGTGGCGTTCTCGACGGTGATGGTGCCGCCCTCGCGGAAGACCACCACGCCCTCGGGACCGGTGGCCGGCGGGCCGGCGGCGTAGGCGGGGATCCCGCGGCGGGGCACCGGGGCGGTGTTCAGCAGCACGGGCGCCTCGGCCCCCGGCGACGTCTCCGACGGCGGGGCGCCCGTCGGCTCCCCGCCGAGCGCCAACAGTGCCTCGGCGATGAGCGCCTCGGCGCGCTCGGCGGTCGCGGCGTGGCCCTGCTCGGCCTCGCGATGGACCCAGGCGATCGAGGAGCCGGGCAGGATGTCGTGGAACTGCCCCAGCAGCGTGTTCTCCCACAGCGCGGTCAGCTCCTGGTGCGGATACGTGTATCCGGAGCCCGTCCGGATCGCGGCGAGGGCGGCCAGGAACTCGGCCTCGTGCAGCACCTGCTCGCTGCGCCGGTTGCCCTGCTTGGTGCCGAGCTGCGCCGAGTAGGTGCCGCGGTGCAGCTCGAGGTACAGCTCGCCGTTCCACACCGGCGCGGTGGCGTACTCGTCCCGGGCCCGCTCGAAGAAGTCCTCGGCGGTGCCGAACTCCACCCTCGGGGAGCCCTCGAGATCGGCGGCGCGGCGGCCCGCGGCCATCATCTCGCGGGTCGGGCCACCGCCGCCGTCGCCGTGCCCGAACAGGTCGATGCCGAGCGTGGAGCGGCCCTTCTCCTTGAAGTTCCGCTCGAAGCGGGCCAGCTCCCGGCCCGTCAGCTCGCCGTTGTAGGTGTCGGCCGGCGGGAAGTGGGTGAACACGCTGGTGCCGTCGATGCCCTCCCAGTGGAAGGTGTGGTGGGGGAAGGTGTTGACCTGGTTCCAGGAGACCTTCTGGGTGAGGAAGAACTCCTGACCGGCCAGGGCGGCGATCTGCGGCAGCGCGGCGGAGTAGCCGAAGGAGTCCGGCAGCCAGGTCTCCCGGGTCTCGACGCC from Brachybacterium sacelli includes the following:
- a CDS encoding NAD-dependent epimerase/dehydratase family protein; its protein translation is MKIVVAGGDGFCGWPTALYLSQKGHDVTIVDNLVRREIDEELGSNSVTPILELEERVAAWKEVSGKDIAVKIADLTDYDAVAAIFREIQPESFVHFAEHRSAPYSMIDREHAIENHRNNVEGTLNVLWAIKDFAPDCHLVKLGTMGEYGQPNIDIEEGWIEIEHKGRKDRLPFPKAPGSFYHLTKVHDSDNIMFACRIWGIRATDLNQGVVYGLETDETRLDPRLVNRFDYDAVFGTALNRFIVQAAIGHDLTVYGNGSQTRGYLDIQDTVRCIEIACENPADRGEFRVYNQFTEQFSVKELAEKVQKAARDLGLDVELATTENPRVEKYDHYYNAVNTNLLDLGLEPHLLTDEHLTEVLKVAMNNTDRVERELVMPTVTWK
- the folP gene encoding dihydropteroate synthase, with product MTNAHDDSSPERSVTVDATLARTAEAPVGDAADAPTPRPLPDTATRVLVMAIVNRTRDSFFDDGRTWDLETAVAAGLEASAQGADLIDVGGVKFAPGEPLPVDEEIERVVPVIRTLRRELPAHVLLSVDTFHARVASASIEAGADLINDTTGLSDPDMAPTVARTGASLVVTHSVARPRQAYPRPRYDDVVEEVRDFLAARLERALEAGVPRDRIVVDPGPDLNKNTLQTLEVLRDWSEYTSLGLPVLAALSRKDVVGESLGLPKEERLEGSLAAAAWVMRQGARILRVHDVRSTVRMVRMFEVLAGWRDPVGPLVHNT
- a CDS encoding alpha-mannosidase — translated: MFDDRELTESRIRRFAQDHLVPRIYQETAPVRITAYRVPGEPMPPREAIAKEYTPIEIGAPLGRAWSTTWLHVSGTVPAQWAKDEGSSPELLVDLAFTGQPGFQAEALVFTPDGVPLKAINPCNRYLPVAPGEELDLYLECAANPMVSGGWAFAPTPLGDPATLPDEELYSIAELHLARRDVRLWELAEDFRALGGLMAELPETSVRRHEILRALEAACDTVDPDDMPGTAEAARQALRPALERPANRSALTVLATGHAHIDSAWLWPVCETVRKVARTFANAAALIEDDPDITFSASSAQQYRWLKDRYPELFERVRQRVAEGRFVPVGGMWVESDTNLPGSEAMARQFIAGKRFFLEEFGVETRETWLPDSFGYSAALPQIAALAGQEFFLTQKVSWNQVNTFPHHTFHWEGIDGTSVFTHFPPADTYNGELTGRELARFERNFKEKGRSTLGIDLFGHGDGGGGPTREMMAAGRRAADLEGSPRVEFGTAEDFFERARDEYATAPVWNGELYLELHRGTYSAQLGTKQGNRRSEQVLHEAEFLAALAAIRTGSGYTYPHQELTALWENTLLGQFHDILPGSSIAWVHREAEQGHAATAERAEALIAEALLALGGEPTGAPPSETSPGAEAPVLLNTAPVPRRGIPAYAAGPPATGPEGVVVFREGGTITVENATLRAVLDPSGALTSLVDRASGRDAIAPGSRGALLQLHRDTPNAWDAWDIDEFYRHVVRDLDAPTDVEVSEEGAGVRVAFTYTTAVGRGAPTAGVTGAGSTIVKTYVLRPGDEALEIDHDIDWRERKKALKLAFGLDLRAAHMSSEIQFGHVDRPVPVNTSWDAARFETCAHRWVHLAEGEYGVAIANDSTYGHDVLRTVREEDGGTTTTARLTLVRAPEYPDPGADHGRYSLRVAVRPGTGISGALEEGYRLNLPERRVSAAVADAVAQPLVTVDAPRVLVETLKLAEDRSGDLVVRLYESQGSRTAVNLRLDEALAGGEVSVVDLLERPFGGDAPAHLSALGRGEDGAVELAFRPFEIKTLRIARRG